One region of Etheostoma cragini isolate CJK2018 chromosome 16, CSU_Ecrag_1.0, whole genome shotgun sequence genomic DNA includes:
- the prrc1 gene encoding protein PRRC1 isoform X1: MMEESGIETTPPASPTPPLTMAATVSAPPITIGLSSPLSLPGTSSIGSPAVSTAFSPVPSLPAFSSPMATNPSLSSPFPPPSTLASPFASGSPFPPPTSGSFPPLASPIGPPPLSAPGMSAPPTGPPVSSFSMSAGYDITRGHAGRTPQTPLMPTFSSPAAMPGVGPNPMVQQPAMTGGLDPGSPITFPEEQDDPRGPGHTNAGGGIWGFFKGVAGNTVVKTVLDRTKHSVESMITTLDPGMAPYIKSGGDIDIVVTSDEMNVEAVRDAFQEVFGMAMVTGEPGQSNIAPQPVGYAAGVKGAQERIDSLRRAGVIHEKQPVVSLENFIAELFPDKWFDIGCLILEDPGHSIHIEVFTQATPVALDHVQQAQSLTPPDYSLRWSGLIVPVGEVLERSLPNVSRTDWHQAMTGMARRQMIQSAAKALAGIYKQQLPPRTV; encoded by the exons ATGATGGAAGAGAGTGGAATCGAGACTACGCCTCCTGCCAGCCCTACACCACCTCTGACTATGGCTGCCACAGTCAGCGCCCCGCCAATCACCATAG GTTTGTCCAGCCCTCTGTCCCTCCCCGGCACCAGCTCCATCGGTTCCCCCGCAGTCTCCACCGCTTTCTCCCCtgttccctccctccctgctttCAGCAGCCCTATGGCCACAAAcccctctctgtcctccccGTTCCCCCCGCCGTCCACGCTCGCCTCCCCGTTCGCCAGCGGCTCTCCGTTTCCGCCTCCCACCTCTGGCTCTTTCCCCCCTCTGGCCTCTCCCATCGGGCCACCTCCCCTTTCGGCTCCCGGCATGTCGGCCCCTCCCACAGGCCCGCCCGTATCCAGCTTCTCCATGAGTGCAGGCTATGACATCACACGGGGTCACGCCGGTCGTACTCCGCAGACACCGCTGATGCCGACGTTCTCCAGTCCTGCTGCCATGCCAG GTGTGGGACCAAACCCCATGGTTCAGCAGCCAGCCATGACAGGCGGATTAGATCCTGGATCTCCTATCACTTTCCCAGAGGAGCAGGACGATCCCAGAGGACCTGGACACACCAACGCTGGTGGAGGCATCTGGGGCTTTTTTAAG ggAGTAGCAGGCAACACTGTGGTAAAGACAGTCCTGGACAGAACCAAGCACTCTGTGGAGTCCATGATCACCACTCTGGATCCTGGCATGGCTCCATACATCA AGTCTGGTGGGGACATTGACATTGTGGTGACTTCTGATGAGATGAACGTGGAGGCTGTCAGAGACGCCTTCCAGGAGGTTTTTGGGATGGCCATGGTCACTGGAGAGCCCGGTCAGTCTAACATCGCCCCGCAGCCGGTGGGCTACGCAGCCGGAGTCAAG ggggctCAGGAACGCATTGACAGCCTGCGTCGAGCCGGTGTGATCCACGAGAAGCAGCCGGTGGTCTCTCTGGAAAACTTCATTGCTGAGCTCTTCCCCGACAA GTGGTTTGACATCGGCTGTCTGATCCTGGAGGACCCCGGTCACAGCATCCACATCGAGGTCTTCACGCAGGCAACCCCTGTGGCCCTAGATCACGTCCAACAG GCTCAGTCGCTGACCCCCCCGGACTACAGCCTGCGCTGGTCCGGCCTGATCGTCCCAGTGGGCGAGGTGCTGGAGCGCAGCCTGCCAAACGTCAGCCGGACAGACTGGCACCAGGCCATGACGGGCATGGCCCGGCGCCAGATGATCCAGAGCGCCGCCAAAGCCCTGGCTGGTATCTACAAACAGCAGCTCCCCCCCAGGACTGTGTGA
- the prrc1 gene encoding protein PRRC1 isoform X3: MICHSPPITIGLSSPLSLPGTSSIGSPAVSTAFSPVPSLPAFSSPMATNPSLSSPFPPPSTLASPFASGSPFPPPTSGSFPPLASPIGPPPLSAPGMSAPPTGPPVSSFSMSAGYDITRGHAGRTPQTPLMPTFSSPAAMPGVGPNPMVQQPAMTGGLDPGSPITFPEEQDDPRGPGHTNAGGGIWGFFKGVAGNTVVKTVLDRTKHSVESMITTLDPGMAPYIKSGGDIDIVVTSDEMNVEAVRDAFQEVFGMAMVTGEPGQSNIAPQPVGYAAGVKGAQERIDSLRRAGVIHEKQPVVSLENFIAELFPDKWFDIGCLILEDPGHSIHIEVFTQATPVALDHVQQAQSLTPPDYSLRWSGLIVPVGEVLERSLPNVSRTDWHQAMTGMARRQMIQSAAKALAGIYKQQLPPRTV, from the exons ATGATCTGTCATAGCCCGCCAATCACCATAG GTTTGTCCAGCCCTCTGTCCCTCCCCGGCACCAGCTCCATCGGTTCCCCCGCAGTCTCCACCGCTTTCTCCCCtgttccctccctccctgctttCAGCAGCCCTATGGCCACAAAcccctctctgtcctccccGTTCCCCCCGCCGTCCACGCTCGCCTCCCCGTTCGCCAGCGGCTCTCCGTTTCCGCCTCCCACCTCTGGCTCTTTCCCCCCTCTGGCCTCTCCCATCGGGCCACCTCCCCTTTCGGCTCCCGGCATGTCGGCCCCTCCCACAGGCCCGCCCGTATCCAGCTTCTCCATGAGTGCAGGCTATGACATCACACGGGGTCACGCCGGTCGTACTCCGCAGACACCGCTGATGCCGACGTTCTCCAGTCCTGCTGCCATGCCAG GTGTGGGACCAAACCCCATGGTTCAGCAGCCAGCCATGACAGGCGGATTAGATCCTGGATCTCCTATCACTTTCCCAGAGGAGCAGGACGATCCCAGAGGACCTGGACACACCAACGCTGGTGGAGGCATCTGGGGCTTTTTTAAG ggAGTAGCAGGCAACACTGTGGTAAAGACAGTCCTGGACAGAACCAAGCACTCTGTGGAGTCCATGATCACCACTCTGGATCCTGGCATGGCTCCATACATCA AGTCTGGTGGGGACATTGACATTGTGGTGACTTCTGATGAGATGAACGTGGAGGCTGTCAGAGACGCCTTCCAGGAGGTTTTTGGGATGGCCATGGTCACTGGAGAGCCCGGTCAGTCTAACATCGCCCCGCAGCCGGTGGGCTACGCAGCCGGAGTCAAG ggggctCAGGAACGCATTGACAGCCTGCGTCGAGCCGGTGTGATCCACGAGAAGCAGCCGGTGGTCTCTCTGGAAAACTTCATTGCTGAGCTCTTCCCCGACAA GTGGTTTGACATCGGCTGTCTGATCCTGGAGGACCCCGGTCACAGCATCCACATCGAGGTCTTCACGCAGGCAACCCCTGTGGCCCTAGATCACGTCCAACAG GCTCAGTCGCTGACCCCCCCGGACTACAGCCTGCGCTGGTCCGGCCTGATCGTCCCAGTGGGCGAGGTGCTGGAGCGCAGCCTGCCAAACGTCAGCCGGACAGACTGGCACCAGGCCATGACGGGCATGGCCCGGCGCCAGATGATCCAGAGCGCCGCCAAAGCCCTGGCTGGTATCTACAAACAGCAGCTCCCCCCCAGGACTGTGTGA
- the prrc1 gene encoding protein PRRC1 isoform X2, producing the protein MICHTPPITIGLSSPLSLPGTSSIGSPAVSTAFSPVPSLPAFSSPMATNPSLSSPFPPPSTLASPFASGSPFPPPTSGSFPPLASPIGPPPLSAPGMSAPPTGPPVSSFSMSAGYDITRGHAGRTPQTPLMPTFSSPAAMPGVGPNPMVQQPAMTGGLDPGSPITFPEEQDDPRGPGHTNAGGGIWGFFKGVAGNTVVKTVLDRTKHSVESMITTLDPGMAPYIKSGGDIDIVVTSDEMNVEAVRDAFQEVFGMAMVTGEPGQSNIAPQPVGYAAGVKGAQERIDSLRRAGVIHEKQPVVSLENFIAELFPDKWFDIGCLILEDPGHSIHIEVFTQATPVALDHVQQAQSLTPPDYSLRWSGLIVPVGEVLERSLPNVSRTDWHQAMTGMARRQMIQSAAKALAGIYKQQLPPRTV; encoded by the exons ATGATCTGTCATACCCCGCCGATCACCATAG GTTTGTCCAGCCCTCTGTCCCTCCCCGGCACCAGCTCCATCGGTTCCCCCGCAGTCTCCACCGCTTTCTCCCCtgttccctccctccctgctttCAGCAGCCCTATGGCCACAAAcccctctctgtcctccccGTTCCCCCCGCCGTCCACGCTCGCCTCCCCGTTCGCCAGCGGCTCTCCGTTTCCGCCTCCCACCTCTGGCTCTTTCCCCCCTCTGGCCTCTCCCATCGGGCCACCTCCCCTTTCGGCTCCCGGCATGTCGGCCCCTCCCACAGGCCCGCCCGTATCCAGCTTCTCCATGAGTGCAGGCTATGACATCACACGGGGTCACGCCGGTCGTACTCCGCAGACACCGCTGATGCCGACGTTCTCCAGTCCTGCTGCCATGCCAG GTGTGGGACCAAACCCCATGGTTCAGCAGCCAGCCATGACAGGCGGATTAGATCCTGGATCTCCTATCACTTTCCCAGAGGAGCAGGACGATCCCAGAGGACCTGGACACACCAACGCTGGTGGAGGCATCTGGGGCTTTTTTAAG ggAGTAGCAGGCAACACTGTGGTAAAGACAGTCCTGGACAGAACCAAGCACTCTGTGGAGTCCATGATCACCACTCTGGATCCTGGCATGGCTCCATACATCA AGTCTGGTGGGGACATTGACATTGTGGTGACTTCTGATGAGATGAACGTGGAGGCTGTCAGAGACGCCTTCCAGGAGGTTTTTGGGATGGCCATGGTCACTGGAGAGCCCGGTCAGTCTAACATCGCCCCGCAGCCGGTGGGCTACGCAGCCGGAGTCAAG ggggctCAGGAACGCATTGACAGCCTGCGTCGAGCCGGTGTGATCCACGAGAAGCAGCCGGTGGTCTCTCTGGAAAACTTCATTGCTGAGCTCTTCCCCGACAA GTGGTTTGACATCGGCTGTCTGATCCTGGAGGACCCCGGTCACAGCATCCACATCGAGGTCTTCACGCAGGCAACCCCTGTGGCCCTAGATCACGTCCAACAG GCTCAGTCGCTGACCCCCCCGGACTACAGCCTGCGCTGGTCCGGCCTGATCGTCCCAGTGGGCGAGGTGCTGGAGCGCAGCCTGCCAAACGTCAGCCGGACAGACTGGCACCAGGCCATGACGGGCATGGCCCGGCGCCAGATGATCCAGAGCGCCGCCAAAGCCCTGGCTGGTATCTACAAACAGCAGCTCCCCCCCAGGACTGTGTGA
- the LOC117959442 gene encoding long-chain fatty acid transport protein 6 — MLAAALGSVLAGLLALAVYQRLAFPFFWLDLMYYWKLRRYGKKLAARMQRGILTYLDCFLDQARKTPNKAFIIFGEQTLTYRDVDRRSSRFASAFRTQGSVKQGDVVALLMSNEPDFVCVWLGLCKLGCEVAFLNGNVKARSLLHSVRSCGAAALVVGADLVALVEEVLPDLKQDNMALWLVDHTAPSAHFTTLLDKVEHMSGESLRDLPKVDLMSNFLFIFTSGTTGLSKAARVGHLKAIISMTFFQMCGATSDDIIYITLPLYHMSASLLGIGGCIHLGATCVLKKKFSASQFWSDCVKHDVTVVQYIGELCRYLCNHPPVPEEKAHRVRLAAGSGLRSDVWKEFVKRFGKIQIREGYGLTEASVGFLNYTDEVGPIGRASYFNKLSMPFELLRYDPQSFEPVRTDSGRCIRARIGEAGLLVAPLSAMNQFLGYAGNQVQSEKKLLRDVFKAGDVYFNTGDLLVHDHRDFLHFHDRIGDTFRWKGENVSTTEVSEVLGLLDFIQEANIYGVTIPGYEGRAGMAAIVLKQDHKLNGTKLYNHLVETLPPYAWPRFLRVQTSLDVTETFKQQKGKLVQEGFNPDVTQDPLYFLDVSQKDYVLLTGRLYQDVVSGKIKL; from the exons ATGTTGGCCGCGGCGTTAGGCAGCGTGCTGGCCGGACTGCTGGCTCTCGCCGTCTACCAGAGGCTGGCGTTCCCCTTCTTCTGGCTGGACCTCATGTACTACTGGAAACTTCGGAGGTACGGGAAGAAGTTGGCGGCTCGTATGCAGCGAGGAATCCTCACATATCTCGACTGTTTTCTGGACCAGGCGAGAAAGACGCCGAACAAAGCCTTCATCATCTTCGGGGAGCAGACCCTGACGTACCGGGACGTGGACCGGAGAAGCAGTCGGTTCGCGAGCGCGTTCAGGACGCAGGGCTCCGTGAAACAGGGAGACGTGGTTGCGCTGTTGATGTCCAACGAGCCggactttgtctgtgtgtggctgGGACTCTGTAAGCTGGGCTGTGAAGTGGCCTTTCTCAACGGGAACGTTAAAGCCAGGTCCCTGCTGCACTCCGTCCGCAGCTGCGGGGCCGCGGCGCTGGTCGTCGGCGCAG aTTTGGTGGCTCTGGTGGAGGAGGTGCTACCGGATCTGAAGCAGGACAACATGGCTCTGTGGCTGGTGGATCACACGGCACCGTCGGCCCATTTCACCACTCTGCTGGACAAGGTGGAGCACATGTCCGGAGAAAGCTTACGGGACCTTCCTAAAGTCGACCTCATGTCCAACTTTCTCTTCATTTTTACTTCAGGCACCACAG GTCTCTCCAAAGCAGCTCGGGTGGGTCATCTAAAGGCCATCATCAGCATGACCTTCTTTCAGATGTGTGGCGCCACATCTGATGACATCATCTACATCACTCTTCCTCTCTACCACATGTCTGCTTCCCTGCTAGGGATCGGGGGATGCATACACCTAG GCGCGAcgtgtgtgttaaaaaagaagTTCTCTGCCAGTCAGTTCTGGTCGGACTGTGTGAAACACGACGTGACGGTGGTGCAGTACATAGGAGAGCTCTGCCGATACCTGTGCAACCATCCCCCG GTTCCGGAGGAGAAAGCTCACCGGGTCCGGCTGGCAGCAGGAAGCGGCCTCAGGTCAGATGTTTGGAAGGAGTTTGTCAAACGATTTGGAAAGATCCAGATCAGAGAGGGCTACGGCCTGACCGAGGCCAGCGTCGGCTTCCTCAACTACACAGATGAGGTCGGACCAATCGGGAGGGCCAGCTATTTCAACAAG ctGTCTATGCCCTTTGAGCTGCTGAGATATGATCCACAATCCTTCGAGCCAGTCCGAACAGACTCTGGAAGATGCATACGAGCACGAATCG GAGAGGCAGGGCTCCTGGTCGCCCCTCTGTCAGCTATGAACCAGTTCCTGGGCTACGCTGGGAACCAGGTCCAGTCTGAGAAGAAGTTGCTCCGGGACGTCTTCAAAGCTGGGGATGTCTATTTCAACACGGGAGACCTCCTGGTCCACGATCACAGAGACTTTCTTCACTTCCATGACCGGATCGGAGACACCTTCAG GTGGAAAGGAGAGAACGTGTCCACCACAGAGGTGTCGGAGGTCTTAGGTCTTCTTGATTTCATCCAGGAGGCCAACATCTACGGAGTCACCATACCAG GATATGAAGGTCGCGCAGGCATGGCTGCTATCGTGTTAAAACAGGATCACAAACTAAATGGAACAAAACTCTACAACCATTTAGTAGAAACACTTCCTCCATACGCCTGGCCGCGCTTTCTCAGAGTCCAG ACCTCTCTGGATGTGACGGAGACCTTCAAGCAGCAGAAGGGGAAGCTGGTCCAGGAGGGTTTCAACCCGGACGTCACCCAGGATCCTCTGTACTTCCTAGACGTCTCCCAGAAGGACTATGTTCTCCTGACTGGACGTCTGTATCAGGACGTCGTGTCTGGAAAGATCAAATTATGA